The Actinomycetota bacterium DNA window CCATATCGATCATGCCATGTTCCAGCAAAAACTCAGCCGTCTGGAAGCCCTTCGGCAGCTTCTGTTTTATGGTCTTTTCGATGACTCTGGGGCCCGCGAATCCGATCAAAGCCCTTGGTTCCGAAATTATTACGTCCCCGAGCATAGCAAAGCTGGCGGCAACCCCTCCAGTGGTGGGATGGGTCAGTATGGCAATATAGGGAACCCTTGCCTCATGAAGGCGGGCAAGGGCTGCGCTGGTCTTAGCCATTTGCACTAGTGAGAGCATACCCTCTTGCATTCGAGCTCCCCCGGATGCCGAGGCTATAATCAGAGGAATTCCCTCTCTCCCCGCTTTTTCCACAATCCTTGTGATCTTCTCTCCTACCACGGAACCCATACTCCCCCCGACGAATCGAAAGTCCATGACACCCAAAATGACCTTATGCCCATTGAGTTGACCTTCACCGGTGACTACGGCTTCATCGAGTCCGGTCCTTTCCCTCGCTTGACTCAAGCTTTCCAGGTAAGACTTAGCGGCGACAAATCCAAGGGGATCTTTTGAACAAAGATGAGGATTAAACTCCTTAAAAGTATTTCCGTCAATGAGGAGATTTATCCGCTCCCAGGGAGTTAGTGGAAAATGGTAATTGCACTTTGGACAGACCTTGTGATTCCTGAGTAGTTCCCTTTGGAAGATGATCTCGTTGCAAGCAGCACACCTCGACCAAATCCCCTCGGGGATCTCGCGCTT harbors:
- the accD gene encoding acetyl-CoA carboxylase, carboxyltransferase subunit beta, with protein sequence MPISEWFHKKGNNRINPSSEKREIPEGIWSRCAACNEIIFQRELLRNHKVCPKCNYHFPLTPWERINLLIDGNTFKEFNPHLCSKDPLGFVAAKSYLESLSQARERTGLDEAVVTGEGQLNGHKVILGVMDFRFVGGSMGSVVGEKITRIVEKAGREGIPLIIASASGGARMQEGMLSLVQMAKTSAALARLHEARVPYIAILTHPTTGGVAASFAMLGDVIISEPRALIGFAGPRVIEKTIKQKLPKGFQTAEFLLEHGMIDMVVPRRELKSTISRLLDFFTG